A window of Nocardioidaceae bacterium genomic DNA:
GCTCGCGGCCCTCACCCCCGGCAAGTCGGACTGGCAGCCCGGCTTCGAGGACGCCGACACCTCCGTCACCGCGTGCGTGCCGCACTACGGCGTGTACGACATGGCCGGCACGAGCGGCTCGCGGCATGCCGCGCGCCTGCGTGACGAGTTCCTCGCCGAGCGCATCTTCCAGCGCGATCCGCAGCAGCACATGGCGGACTACGAGGAGGCCTCACCGCTGCTGCAGGTGGACGCGGACGCGCCGGACTTCTTCGTGCTCCACGGCGGTCGCGACTCCCTCGTCGACCCGGGCATGGCGCACGCGTTCGTCCGTCGGTTGCGCGAGGAGTCGCAGAAGGCCGTCGTCTACGCCGAGCTGCCCGGGGCGCAGCACGGTTTCGACGTGCTGCCGAGCGTGCGCAGCGCCCATGCGGTCCACGGCATCGAGCGCTTCCTGACCTGGCACCACCGGCGGTGGCAGCAGGCCCAGCGGGCCGCGGTGTGAGCCCGCACGGCCCCGATCCGGCAGACCTGCCCGCCCCTCCCGCGGATCCGGCGGACCCGGCGGCGCTGGTGGCGTACGCGTGGGGCGTCCGCGGGTTCATGCCTCGCGACGAGGGTGAGCTGCTGGTCGACATCGCCACCGAGGCGCTACGGCGCGGTCCCGGCCTGGAGGTCGGGTCGTGGTGCGGCAGGTCCACGGTGCTGCTCGGTGCCGCGGCCCGCGCCGCGACGGCGGCCGGCACCGACGACGGCGCACCCGCGACGGTCTTCACCCTCGACCACCACCACGGCTCGGAGGAGAACCAGCCGGGCTGGGAGTACCACGAACCCGACCTCGTCGACCCCCGCACCGGACGCATCGACACGCTGCCGTTCCTGCGTGCGACGCTCGTCGACGCGGGACTCGAGGACGTGGTCGTGCCGGTGGTCGGGCACAACACGGTCGTCGCGCGGCACTGGCGTACGCCGCTGGGGCTGCTGTTCGTCGACGGCGGTCACACCGACGAGCACGTCGGCAACGACTTCGACGGGTTCGCTCCGTGGGTGGTGCCCGGCGGGACGCTGGTGATCCACGACGTGTTCAGCGACCCGGCCGAGGGAGGCCAACCGCCGTGGCGGGTCCACCAGCGGGCCCTGGCATCGGGCGCCTGGCGCGAGACGGCTGCGCTGGGGTCCCTGCGCGCCCTGACCCGCACCTGACCGCGAGAGGGCACACCATCACGCCGAGAGGGCACAAAGTTTCCGCGAGAGGGCACAAAGTTCTCGCGAGAGGGCAGAAAATCACGGCCGGTCGGTCGCAGATGACGCACTCGCCCCAAGCCCACGACGGGTCTCGACATGGTCTCGTGCCTCGTGGGCGTGATTCTCTGCCGTCTCGGCGTGATTCTTTGCCCTCTCGGCGTGATTCTCTGCCCTCTCGGCGTGATTCTCTGCCGTCTCGGCGTGATTTCCTGCCCTCTCGGCGTGATTCTGTGTCCTCTCAGCGGGCGGGGGCGTGCCGGCGCGACGGCTCCGCGGTGCGATCGCGCACCTCGGGGTCGTCCGGGCAACCGCAGCCGAGCCCGATCTCGGGCGCGGCGGTCACCAGGGTGCGGCCGACCATGATGTCCGCGCCGGGGGTGGTGCCCGAGAGCTGGTCGGCGGCGAGCACGACCGCCGCCGCAGTGAAGGTCGTCTGCTGGCGGGGCCAGTTCACGCGGTCGGGCTCGACGAAGCCGGTCCAGTAGCCCCCCGCCCGGTGCCTCAGGTGCTGCATGTCGGCGAACAACGCCCGCGCCGCTGACTCCTCACCCACCGCGTGCAGCGCCATCACCAGCTCGCACGTCTCGGCACCGGTCCACCACTCGTTCGGGACGACGCACCGGATCCCGACGCCGGGGGTCACGAACCGGTCCCACAGCGCGCCGCGCAGCAGCTCGCGGGCGGGCTCGCCACGGACGGCCCCGCCCAGCACCGGGTAGTACCAGTCCATCGCGAAGTGGGAGAGATCCTCGAAGGCGTCGCGGTGCTCGCGCAGCGCGTGCCCGAGCCGGCCGAGCGCGAGCTCCCAGTGCGGCTGCGGGTCGTCCACGAGCCCCGCCAGCGCCAGGCCGGCGCCGAGCGACTGGTGGATCGAGCTGGAGGCGGTCAGCAGCATCTCGCGATTCGTACGCCCCTGCGGGTCGACCGACCAGGCGATCCCGCCGACGGGCTGCTGCAGCGCGACGACGAAGTCCAGCCCGGCGCGTACGTGCGGCCACATCCTGTCCACGAAGCGACGGTCGCGGCGCACCAGCCAGTGGTGCCACACGCCGACGGCGAGGTAGGCACTCATGTTCGTCTCGCCGGAGGTGTCGTCGACCTCGCCCATCGTGGTGCGCATGGGCCAGGAGCCGTCCTCGCGCTGCGTCGCCGCGCACCACTCATACGCCTGGTGCGCCGCGGTCAGATGACCGGTCACCACGAGGGCCATGGCGGCCTCGACGTGGTTCCACACGTCGGTACGGTCCGCGCGGCTCCAGGGGATCGCCCCGTCGGCTTCCTGGACCGCGACGATCGAGGCGCCGGTGGCGCGCACGTCGTGCTTCGTCAGGACGCCCGGCAGGTGCGGTACGGACGGCTGTGTCGGCAGCAGCACCGGCTCAGCGAGCCTGCACGGACGCATCGGGCCGGGCGGAGTCCCCGGCAGCCCGACCAGCCCCGGCCGGCACGGCCGGCTTGTGCAGGTACAGCACCATCGACTTGCCGATCGCCGGGCTCAGCGCGCGCTCGGCCAGCCGGGTCAGGCGCGAGAGGCCCCTGGTGCCGACGATGTCCCACACCAGCACCTGGTGGTACCCCCGCACCAGCGGGTGCTTGTCGCGGTCGACGCCGACGGCGCACTTGAGCCACCAGTACGGCGCGTGGAGCCCGTGCGTGTGGGTGGTGCGCTCGTGCACGAGCCCGACGGCCGCCAGCTTCTCGATCAGCTCGTGGCCGCGGTAGATGCGTACGTGGCCGCCCTCGTTGGAGTGGTAGGCCTCCGAGAGCGCCCAGCACACCTTCTCCGGGCCCCACCGCGGCACGGTGACGGCGATCGTGCCGCCCGGGCGCAGCACGCGCGCGAGCTCGGCGATGGCCTGCTCGTCGGCGGGGATGTGCTCAAGCACCTCGGCGCACACGATGCGGTCGAACTCGCCGTCGCCGAACGGCAGGGAGAGCGCGTCACCCTGCTTGACGTCCGCCTCGGCACCGGCGGGGAGGTCGCCGGAGTCCCGCATCGCGGCGAAGAACTCGGCCACGTCGGAGAGCTCGTCGGCGTCCTGGTCGAAGGCGATGACGTCGGCACCGCGGCGATACATCTCGAAGGCGTGGCGGCCGGCGCCGCAGCCCATGTCCAGCACGCGCTCGCCGGGCCGCAGCCCGAGCCGGTCGAAGTCGACGGTGAGCATCAGCGTTCTCCTGCGAGGCTCGGTGAGGGGATGGACGGGATGAGGTCGGCAGTCGTCCGCGCTGGGTCGTCGGCGGGCAGGGCGTGACCCGAGGCGGCGATCTCCTCGGCGTACACGGCAGCGGTGGCACGCGCGACCGCGCGCCAGGAGAAGCGCTCGAGCACCCGGGCGCGACCGGCGGCGCCCAGGCGCGCACGTCGCTCGGGGTCGGCCAGCAGCGCCTCGAGCGCGTCGGTGAGCGCATCCACGTCGCCCGGCGGCACCAGGTCGGCGCAGACTCCGTCCTCACCGACGACCTCGGGGATCGCGCCGGCGCGGCTGACCACGAGCGGCGTCCCGCACGACATGGCCTCGGCGGTCGGCAGGGAGAAGCCTTCGTACAGCGACGGGACGCACGCGATCTCGGCCGATCCGACGAGGGCGGCCAGCTCGGCGTCGGAGACCCCGGACACGAAGCGTACGACGTCACCGAGGTCGAGCTCGTCCAGGAGCCGCTCGGTGCGGCCGCGTGGCTTCGGCTTCGAGACGAGCACGAGCTCCAGCGGCTGCGTACGCCCCTCGGTCGCGGCGCGGTCACGCAGCTGCGCGACCGCGCGCAGGAGCACGTCGACGCCCTTCATCGGGGTGTCGGCGCTGGCCATGGCGACCAGGCGGCCCGGCGTACGAGGACCTGTCGGCGGCGCCCACACGTCCTCCTCCACGCCGAGCGGCACGACGGTCACGGCGGCGGGGTCCACGGCGAAGTCGCGGACGATGTCGGCCTCGGAGCTGCGTGAGACCGTCAGCACCCGGCCCACCTGCCGCGCGGTGCGCGCCTGCATCTCCACGAAGGAGTACCAGCGCTTCAGCGCCTGGCGTCGTCGACGCGAGGGCGCGGCGGCGAGGTCCACACGGCGGTCGTGGCTGATCGGGTGGTGGATCGTGGTCACCAGCGGCAGCCCCAGGTGGCGCAGCCGCAGCACCCCGGGCGCGAGAGTCTGGTTGTCGTGAACGACGTGCGGTCGCGCCGCGGGCTCCGCCACCAGACGGTCGCGCAGGAGGCGCTCCACGCGCAGGGCGAAGGTGCGCGGCTCGGGGAACCGACCCAGCCACATCGTCGCCAGCTCGAGCAGGTCGACGGGGTCGCGGCGCTGCAGCAGCTCGCGCGGATGGGGCGTACGGAACGGGTCGTCGTCGCGGTAGAGGTCCAGCGAGGGGACCTTCGTCAGGCGTACGCCCGGGTCGAGCTCGGGGTAGGGCTGCGCGGAGAGCACCTCGACGTCGTGCCCGAGCGCGACGAGCTCGCGCGAGAGGTGACGGACGTACACGCCCTGGCCGCCGACGTGGGACTTGCTCCGGTAGGACAGCAGCGCGACGCGCACCGGACCCCTCTCTCTGCTCTGGGAACCCGCTGACCGCGGGCAGGTCGGACCGGCCGATTCTGTCACGCGCCGGCCCCGGGCCGGGGGCACGGTGGGGGTCATCACAGCGCCCGGGGGCCGGTGGGCCCCCGCCCGTCTCAGACGTCGCTGGAGTGTCCGGGGAACAGCGAGGACTCCGGGTCCAGGGTGACGGCGATGTTGTTGACGGCCGTGGCCGCTTCCCCGAAGCCGACCGAGATCAGCCGCACCTTGCCGGGGTACTCGGTGATGTCGCCCGCGGCGTACACGCGGGGCACGCTGGTCGCCATCGTCGTGTCGACGCGGACGTGCCGGGCGTCCAGGTCCAGGCCCCACTCCTTCAGCGCGGAGATGTCGGCGAGGAACCCGAGGGCCGCGACGACCTGGTGCGCCGCGAGGACCTCGCGGCGCTTCTCCTCGCCGCGGGCGCCCAGCTCGACCTCGACGCAGGCCAGGGGCGAGCCCGAGCTCCCGTCACCGCCCTCGCTGTCACGCAGGGCGACGACCTCGGCCGGGGCCACGATGCGTACGCCCGCCTCACGCACCGCGTCGATCGTCGCCTGGTGCGCGCGGAACCGGTCGCGACGGTGCACCAGCGTCACGGTCCGAGCGACCTCGTGCAGGTGCAGTGCCCAGTCGAACGCGGAGTCGCCACCCCCGACGATGACGACGTCGGCGTCGACGTACGGGTCGAGGGAGGGCACGAAGAACTCGATGCCGGCGCCCTGCCACGTCTCCGCTGCGGGCAGTGGCCGCGGTGCGAAGGTGCCGATGCCGGCGGTGACCAGGGCGGCCCCGCAGGTGAGTCCCCGCGTCGACCCGGTCATGTCGTGCCCGTCACCGCCCAGGCCGATCTCGAGGCCGGTCGGCTCCCCGTCGACGCCCAGCACCGGTTCGATCGTGACCGCGGTGCGTCCGAGCAGGTACGTCGGCTCACTCGCCGCGGCCTGCTCGACCAGGCCCGCGACCAGCTCCCGACCCTTGATGACCGGGAAGCCCGCGACGTCGAAGATCTTCTTCTCCGGGTACAGCGCCGTGACCTGCCCGCCGAGCTCCGGCAACGAGTCGACCACGGCCACGCTCAGACCGCGGAACCCCGCGTAGTAGGCGGCGTAGAGGCCCGTCGGGCCCGCCCCCACCACGACGAGGTCGACGTGGTCCGGTGTGTCTCCCGCGGACGTGACGTGGCTCATGCCACGTCAGTCAAGCAGACCCTTGTCCTCAGCCTTGTTCACGATGGACCGGACGCGGTCGATGTCGACGCCCTCGTCGATGATCTGGTTGCGCTTGTCGCAGAAGGCCTTGCCGAGCTCGGCCATGCGGTCGGCCGCCATGGACTCGCGGGCGGGCGTGAGGATGTTGATCTCCTCCTCGCCGAGGTGGTGGTTGATCATCTCGCCGAGGTGCTCGGCCGCCTCCTCGAAGTCCTCCCCCTCGAGGGCGTCGAGCTCCATGACCTTCAGCAGCGCCTCGTTGCCCTCAGCGTGCTCCTCGGTCCCGTGCTCGGCCTCGTCGGCATCGACGCCGTCCTTCTTCTTCACGACCGGGTAGACCTCGGACTCCTCGGCGTGGGCGTGTGCCACGTGCAGGGTGGCGAAGGCGTCGAGGGCGGCGCGGCGCCCGTCCTTGTCGCCGCGGAGGTCGCGCAGGAGGTCCTCGAACCGACGGTGGTCGGCGAGGATGAGGTCGATGACGTTGCCGTCGGTCGGACGGCCGAGGTCGGTGCTGTTCGTGGTGGTCATGGTTCAGGTCTGCCCGCCTGCTCCGTCGGTCATGCCCGGGCCCTGGGGGTGGGTCGGACGGGTGCCGAGGCCGTCTCTGCGAGAGTCACGGGGTGGCGGTCGACGGCGGGGCGGAGTCCGGGCCCGGGCTCCTGGGGCGTTGGGTGCTCGTGACGGCGGCCGTCGCGGCGGCCACGGCGGCGTGTCTGCTCATCGGCCTTCCCTCGCCGGTGTTGTTCGGGGCGCTGGTCGGGACCGTCGCGCTGTCGCTGGGAGCCCCGCGGCTCACCGCACCACTGTCGTTCCCCGCAGCCCTCTTCCGGGTCGGCCAGGCCGCGATCGGCGTGGTCATCGGTGCCATCGTGCAGGTCGGCACGATCACCCGCCTCGCCGAGAACTGGGTCGCGGTGACGCTGGTCGTGGTCGGCACCCTGGGGCTGAGCATCGCCACGGGTCGCCTGCTGGCGCTGCTCCCCCACGTCGATCGCGCGACCGGCATCTGCTCGATGGTCGCCGGTGGCGCCTCGGGGGTCGTCGCGATCGCCCGCGACGTCGGGGCGGACGATCGCACCGTCGCGGTCGTGCAGTACGTGCGCGTGCTCGTCGTCGTGCTCAGCCTCCCCGTCATCGCCGGACTGTTCTTCGATGCCGCCGGCGACGGGGGCACCGGCGTTGCAGGCGGAGACGGGACGCTGGGCGCGGGCCTCGCGGTCTCCGCCGTCTCGATCGTCGGCGGCCTACTCTTCGCCCGTCTCGTCCCGCTGCCGGCGGCGGCCCTCCTCGCACCGCTGGCCATCGCCGCGACGCTCTCGGCGACCGGAGCATTCGGGGAGCCGGCCGTCCCGGCGCTGCTCGAGCAGGGGGCGTACGTCGTGATCGGGGTGGCGGTCGGCCTGCGCTTCACCCGCTCCTCCATCCGTCACGTCGCGCGGCTGCTGCCGTGGGCGATGGTCGCGATCGTCGTGGTCATCGCCGGCTCCGGCCTGATGGGCGTCGCGCTGGCCGCGGTGACCGGGGTGAGCCAGCTGACCGCGTACCTCGCCACCACACCCGGAGGGCTCTTCGCCGTGCTGCCGCTGGCCGCCGGGGCCGGCGCCGACGTGACCTTCGTGCTGACGCTGCAGGTCGTACGCATCGTCGTCATGCTCGCGGTCACCCCGCTCCTGGCGAACTGGCTCACGAGGCACGCCGACACCGACGGCCCCGACAGACCACCCGGCCCGCGAGAGGACCCCCCGGAGGAGCTGGACGACGGGTGAGGGGCGGGGGCGCGCGTACGCGTCAGCGCGGCACGAGCGGGTGCCCCCCACCGCGGCGTCTCCCGAGCTCGTAGGACGTGAGGGCGACCAGCACGACCCCCAGCAGCGGCAGGACGAACCACACCATCACCAGCTCGAAGTCCCGCAGCGCGTCGTGGTCCGCCGCGTCGAGCAGCACGTACGCCGTGTACGCCACGTAGAGCGCCAGGAAGAGCGCACCCTCCCAGCGCGCGATCGCCAGCCCGGTGAAGGCGATCGGGATCAGCACGACCGCCGAGGCGAGCATGAGGGGGATGTCGAGCGCCACGGCGGCCCCGGCGACCGGGACACCGTCGGGGGCGACCAGCCCGGTGACGCCCAGCACGAGACCGATGTTGGCGATGCCGCTGCCGACCACGTTGCCCACGGCCATGTCGCGGTCGCCCTTGGCCACCGCCACCAGGACGGTCACGAGCTCGGGCACCGACGTGCCGATCGCGACCACGGTCAACCCGATGACGAGATCGGAGACGCCCAGACTGCTCGCGATGCCGGCGGCTCCCGCGACCAGGGCGCGCGCCCCGCCGACGAGGAGAGCCAGCCCGGCGGCCAACGCCAGGAGCGACATCGGCAACGACGTCG
This region includes:
- a CDS encoding class I SAM-dependent methyltransferase → MPRDEGELLVDIATEALRRGPGLEVGSWCGRSTVLLGAAARAATAAGTDDGAPATVFTLDHHHGSEENQPGWEYHEPDLVDPRTGRIDTLPFLRATLVDAGLEDVVVPVVGHNTVVARHWRTPLGLLFVDGGHTDEHVGNDFDGFAPWVVPGGTLVIHDVFSDPAEGGQPPWRVHQRALASGAWRETAALGSLRALTRT
- a CDS encoding prenyltransferase; its protein translation is MLLPTQPSVPHLPGVLTKHDVRATGASIVAVQEADGAIPWSRADRTDVWNHVEAAMALVVTGHLTAAHQAYEWCAATQREDGSWPMRTTMGEVDDTSGETNMSAYLAVGVWHHWLVRRDRRFVDRMWPHVRAGLDFVVALQQPVGGIAWSVDPQGRTNREMLLTASSSIHQSLGAGLALAGLVDDPQPHWELALGRLGHALREHRDAFEDLSHFAMDWYYPVLGGAVRGEPARELLRGALWDRFVTPGVGIRCVVPNEWWTGAETCELVMALHAVGEESAARALFADMQHLRHRAGGYWTGFVEPDRVNWPRQQTTFTAAAVVLAADQLSGTTPGADIMVGRTLVTAAPEIGLGCGCPDDPEVRDRTAEPSRRHAPAR
- a CDS encoding methyltransferase domain-containing protein, with the translated sequence MLTVDFDRLGLRPGERVLDMGCGAGRHAFEMYRRGADVIAFDQDADELSDVAEFFAAMRDSGDLPAGAEADVKQGDALSLPFGDGEFDRIVCAEVLEHIPADEQAIAELARVLRPGGTIAVTVPRWGPEKVCWALSEAYHSNEGGHVRIYRGHELIEKLAAVGLVHERTTHTHGLHAPYWWLKCAVGVDRDKHPLVRGYHQVLVWDIVGTRGLSRLTRLAERALSPAIGKSMVLYLHKPAVPAGAGRAAGDSARPDASVQAR
- a CDS encoding glycosyltransferase family 4 protein; protein product: MRVALLSYRSKSHVGGQGVYVRHLSRELVALGHDVEVLSAQPYPELDPGVRLTKVPSLDLYRDDDPFRTPHPRELLQRRDPVDLLELATMWLGRFPEPRTFALRVERLLRDRLVAEPAARPHVVHDNQTLAPGVLRLRHLGLPLVTTIHHPISHDRRVDLAAAPSRRRRQALKRWYSFVEMQARTARQVGRVLTVSRSSEADIVRDFAVDPAAVTVVPLGVEEDVWAPPTGPRTPGRLVAMASADTPMKGVDVLLRAVAQLRDRAATEGRTQPLELVLVSKPKPRGRTERLLDELDLGDVVRFVSGVSDAELAALVGSAEIACVPSLYEGFSLPTAEAMSCGTPLVVSRAGAIPEVVGEDGVCADLVPPGDVDALTDALEALLADPERRARLGAAGRARVLERFSWRAVARATAAVYAEEIAASGHALPADDPARTTADLIPSIPSPSLAGER
- a CDS encoding NAD(P)/FAD-dependent oxidoreductase, giving the protein MSHVTSAGDTPDHVDLVVVGAGPTGLYAAYYAGFRGLSVAVVDSLPELGGQVTALYPEKKIFDVAGFPVIKGRELVAGLVEQAAASEPTYLLGRTAVTIEPVLGVDGEPTGLEIGLGGDGHDMTGSTRGLTCGAALVTAGIGTFAPRPLPAAETWQGAGIEFFVPSLDPYVDADVVIVGGGDSAFDWALHLHEVARTVTLVHRRDRFRAHQATIDAVREAGVRIVAPAEVVALRDSEGGDGSSGSPLACVEVELGARGEEKRREVLAAHQVVAALGFLADISALKEWGLDLDARHVRVDTTMATSVPRVYAAGDITEYPGKVRLISVGFGEAATAVNNIAVTLDPESSLFPGHSSDV
- a CDS encoding hemerythrin domain-containing protein, whose product is MTTTNSTDLGRPTDGNVIDLILADHRRFEDLLRDLRGDKDGRRAALDAFATLHVAHAHAEESEVYPVVKKKDGVDADEAEHGTEEHAEGNEALLKVMELDALEGEDFEEAAEHLGEMINHHLGEEEINILTPARESMAADRMAELGKAFCDKRNQIIDEGVDIDRVRSIVNKAEDKGLLD
- a CDS encoding AbrB family transcriptional regulator → MAVDGGAESGPGLLGRWVLVTAAVAAATAACLLIGLPSPVLFGALVGTVALSLGAPRLTAPLSFPAALFRVGQAAIGVVIGAIVQVGTITRLAENWVAVTLVVVGTLGLSIATGRLLALLPHVDRATGICSMVAGGASGVVAIARDVGADDRTVAVVQYVRVLVVVLSLPVIAGLFFDAAGDGGTGVAGGDGTLGAGLAVSAVSIVGGLLFARLVPLPAAALLAPLAIAATLSATGAFGEPAVPALLEQGAYVVIGVAVGLRFTRSSIRHVARLLPWAMVAIVVVIAGSGLMGVALAAVTGVSQLTAYLATTPGGLFAVLPLAAGAGADVTFVLTLQVVRIVVMLAVTPLLANWLTRHADTDGPDRPPGPREDPPEELDDG
- a CDS encoding calcium/sodium antiporter → MDIPDPLLVVLGLGVLVLGGDLLVRGATGIARHAGLSTLVTGLTVVAFATSAPEMAVSVDAVLDDRGGLAVGNVVGSNIALVLLILGSAAVLLPLLVQAALVRVDLPVLVAFSVALLVLALDGNLSRLDGLLLLAATAVYLVVLVRTRGDDTTGATAPAEEAGPTTSLPMSLLALAAGLALLVGGARALVAGAAGIASSLGVSDLVIGLTVVAIGTSVPELVTVLVAVAKGDRDMAVGNVVGSGIANIGLVLGVTGLVAPDGVPVAGAAVALDIPLMLASAVVLIPIAFTGLAIARWEGALFLALYVAYTAYVLLDAADHDALRDFELVMVWFVLPLLGVVLVALTSYELGRRRGGGHPLVPR